tcgcggacgatcaaccgcgaacgatggcacgcggtttcgtttttttataaataccgttcatttgtaacatttcatttcactcgatttcattttcgaaacttacaattacataattactacgaaatggattcaaaccccaatagtcctacgttactcgatgagctgcgtcggaagttgggaatttgtcctacttagtttttttttattagttcaattatgtaacttttttttattaaaatttcgccgtttgttatttagaccgttttttatttactcgttacttgttatttgaatacagttaaattaattaaacaaaacaataaaatgatgatgtggcgcgccatagggcgcaccttagggcgccccactgcaggtggggaggtaggaggataaaactgctgacgtggcgcgccttagggcgccccattgctaatgctcttagatACTCCTAAAGGAAATTGATCGAATAATTGGACTACTACTCCGTTTAAGATTTCATAAAGTTATATTTTGTCAGTATAAAAATCGAGAATAAATCACCTAATATTTTTATGGGAGGTAAAGATGTAGACTTGGATTAAGTGTTATTccttttgtgacttcttttaCAATTTCTGACGTATCTCCAGCCAAGATGTGCTTGAAAAGGTTTGATTTAGATTTAGATTTAGATTTTGATTTAGCCACATGCAATAGTATTActacttttttacttttatagTTGTCAGCACAATATTATTCCATTCaatttatagaaataaatttattaagatttatttttgacaaaaaaaacgTGACGATTATATGAACTTCTATGTCCAATAATTGAGTTTCAAAAATTAGGCTCGAGAACATGATCTCATCTTGATTGTATTTCAAAGTGGTTCTAAAATAGACATGACAAAACAACCTTTTTCCTTTAACTTGTGACACTTAGTGTGGAAATAGAAATCGGGTGCACTATTTGTCGTTGTATGATCGAAAGTAACATATCTCGAATACGAGACTCGTAGAATCGAACACAGTGAAAGTTATCGATGACTCACCGTTGTTTGATGACATTGTCTATCATCTTTTGTAGATAATGTCTAGATCGGGAAATAAACAAGTTGAAgtaaatataaacaaaacaagCTTAAAAGCTCAacttttttgttaatttcaCCGAgcccaaaaataattaaatctcaattttgaTTGTTTATATATTCAAGTTTCTCCTATATCACTAATTCTGTTTTTATCTCTCAAACACCATAACCTCTTTTAGTGTCTCACCACAACTGTCATTTATAAGAATATTAAGTGTCTTTTTGCATCTTATCCGTTAcataatttcaatttcaatcaaAAAAGAGATATTAACAAGTGAGGCAATTTTGATCAAAACCTCACAATTTTCAGACAATTATATTGTTGGCATATAACTTGAAAATGACCCTTGACTAAACGAATCCTTAGCTAAAATAAATGAATGCGACTATACTATATAATTGGTCCATATAATCCAAATAATTTTCATGACAAACTGAATTAgtaattttctaattaaatGTGCGTGTGCCTCTTAATTAACGAGAACTTCTGTTTTGTTCCTTCCTCACTTATGTTGAAAAATCTCACAATCTCTCACTAAAACACATGAATTCAAGTTAAAAGAATATTTGAAAGGTATTCTTGATTTAACAATCCGCTAATTTTGATAATGTAATTTAACATCATATTTTTCATTGATGAGATTAATGCTTTAAATATgtgaatattatttttaaaatgaataaattttGAAGTCAATGCACCAATCAATTCAAAAACATTAAAAGTAATTACTTTTCTCTCAAACCCCCAAAATATCTGTTGCAGAGACCCACAAAGCAACAGGGCAAACGACTCTTCTCGCTCAAAATCCCAAAAATCGCACACACCCATGCGTATGTGTGTGTGAAGAAAACGCACTCGAGCGGAAGGGAAAGAGGGCGGCAGGGTGAGCTAATGGACCCTGTGGTTTTGGACAGGATAATTGACAAACTAATTGAAGTCCGATCCTCGAAGCCGGGCAAATTAGTGCAGCTCTCGGAGTCTGAGATTAAGCAGCTTTGTGCTGCGTCTCGTGAAATCTTCATTAATCAGCCCAATCTTCTCGAACTCGAAGCACCTATCAAGATTTGTGGtaattttttttgcttttttaggATTAAGGTTttgatttgatgatttttgGGGATTTTGCTTGTTTTTGTGTGTGAAGTTTTCCGCTTTTGTTCTAAAATCTTTAGAAAAACCTAAAttgtttttattgttcttttccTGGATATTCAAGTCTATGATTGCTGTTAAGTTTCTCAAatattatgcaattttaattcaAAGCTTAATTTAGCATAATACTGTTAAGATTATCCCTATTATTCACATAATATTGTTGACCAGACTGGAAATTCTACAGGGAGGTTGTATTTTCTGTAGCTGTATGTAGTTGAAGTTCCTTGTTTTAGTTTAGTTGGATCGGTTGGTGATGTTTGGCCTTTGTCTATCATTTTGGTGAATGAAAGGCTAAGCAATGGCACCGTGCAATatttagcttagatctagtctAATTGGGACTTTATCATACCTAGTGTAGTGACGATGATAGTTTCCTTTTCTGTTAATTGTGTTTCACTGGTAAGTCATCATAACATGCATGTACTCCTGTTTGGAATCTTTTGCTTGTATTCTTTTGTACCTAATGTAAAACTTACATTGATTCTACATGTTGTGTGGTTGTTTTAGGTTCGTTGTCGTTGTTTTTTATACAGCTAGAGCTAAGATTGTAATGTTTCCTACTTCCTCGATTAATTTATGCTGCAACTTCATGGCCCAGAGCTTTAGAAAAGTGACACAACGTTTCAGATGAAGTAAAATATGGgttataaatttttttctaatattaagACAATTGGTATTGTCCAGTTGTCATAGAAATGAAATGCTTTTGAGTGTCATGTTTGTAGTCTTCAATGAAGTGCTTTAAGCAGGGATCTGGATCAAGTTTGCAGTCTTCAATAAAATGCTTTTGAGTGTCATGTTGGAACAAGGAGGAAACTAAATATCAACAAGGTCTTGTTAAATGATGACAAACTGCTCCACAAAGTGAACAAGGAAGCTTTAGTAATATCCTGCCTGTAGTCACTAACCAAGATACCTGCATCTCTTGATAGCAAAATATAAGTGACACTGAGAAAAGTTATCGTGAGCACAAAATTAGTTCTATCATGCTTTAGAGTTGAACAGTGATTAGTGAAGGAAATTTGCAATCATACTTGTCATAGATTATCaaacttaataaaaataaataaagaacatCTAAGATACTGAGGCCGTGTGCTGTAAATGGAACAGGAGGCAGCTTTTGAGAACCCACATTCCCATATTGAATGGTTATATGACTTTTCACCCTGGTTTCTGTTGGTTGTCTTGACGAGGGAAAGGGAAGGGCTTGATGACCCAAAACAGTGTCTCATTTGGAAACAAAGAAGAGAGGCCGGTGGTTTGGTTGTATGTGAAGTTTATGTCTTTGTAGTTAGCTTAATTTTCCAGTTTCGTACTGCTAAAGTTGTCCATTCATAAACTTAATACATCTaccaaatatttttgtttcactagatttttgtttaataaCGTTTTACTCAATTATAAGTGATTAGTTAATCAATTTCTCTTAGTAGCATGAACATCATGATGAACGatcattttatttaatcattGAAAACAATCAATCATGTCTCTAGCAGTGCTGTGTGATGAATTTTGTTAAACTAACCAGTAGTAATTCTGTTCTTATTTCAGGTGACATCCATGGGCAATATAGCGATCTTTTAAGGCTTTTCGAGTATGGGGGTTTCCCTCCAAAATCCAATTACCTATTTTTGGGTGACTATGTAGATCGTGGGAAACAGAGTTTAGAGACGATATGCTTATTGCTTGCATACAAAATCAAGTACCCCGAGAATTTTTTCCTTCTTAGAGGAAACCATGAATGTGCTTCTATAAATAGGATATATGGATTTTACGATGAATGCAAGCGCCGTTTCAATGTGAAATTGTGGAAAGCCTTCACTGACTGCTTTAATTGGCTTCCTGTTGCTGCACTAGTCGATAACAAGATACTATGCATGCATGGGGGCCTTTCTCCAGAACTGAATAACCTGGGTCAGATTAGGAGTTTGCCCCGCCCGACTGCTATACCGGACACTGGTTTGCTCTGTGATTTGTTATGGTCAGACCCTGGTAAAGATGTTAAAGGATGGGGAATGAATGATAGGGGAGTTTCATTTACATTTGGCGCTGATACAGTCTCAGAGTTCCTGGCAAAACATGATTTGGACCTTGTCTGTCGTGCTCATCAGGTAAATCGACCTTTGCTCTGTTCCTGGGTTAAGACTGTTTTCCTAACCTCTGTCTCATTTCAGGTTGTGGAGGATGGTTATGAGTTTTTTGCAGATAGGCAACTTGTAACAGTTTTCTCAGCTCCAAACTACTGCGGTGAATTTGATAATGCTGGTGCAATGATGAGCGTTGATGAAAACTTAATGTGCTCTTTTCAAATTCTGAAGCCAGCCGAGAGGAAAAACAAGTTCATGATGTCTACTAAAATGTGATGCTTCACCACATCCTAATTTTCAAGGTCAGCTCAAATTATTGCTTATGTCTTTCAGTCAATTTTCTTGAATTGGGACTGCTTGCATGCAGTTTATTGGAGATCCTTAAAGCTATTTCATAAGCAATACTACTAGATATATAAAAACCACGTTAAAAGAAAAAGGCAAAAGCCTAAAGCAATGAAGTCAGTTCTGATAAGTAAAGTAATCAACGTTCTCCTGTGTTCTTGCTTAGCAGTAGCTTTCCAGAACAAGACATTACATTTTATCCCCTCATTTGTCTACTTTTAATTACTGTGTGGTGAACTTCTCTCCTAACATAACAAGATATCTGTGGTCTGACATCAGTGCATGTGCCATTCATCCTCGGCATGAAACACCTATCATCTCAGACAAGATATCCTGCTGTTTAATATCAGTGCTTAGTGCTTACTGCCCATGTCATTTGTCATAGCTAAGAAATGCTATCATACATATCATTAGAATGCTTGCACAGATGAGAAAACCCAAAATCAGTGCTTGATTTGGAATCAGATCTCAAAACATCTAAACAGGCATGAGCTATGGCTTGCGGCATCAGCCTATGGCAATATCCTGATAGATATGTAATTTCATATTATGGTTTTATATAAGTGCATAACTTTTTTGCTGTGGTGCTCAATGTGTCGATGCTctagttaaaacttaaaagaatgAATGTATAGGCTCACAGCTAACCTACCATTTGCTTTGGTGGATTGATTGATTTTGAACTTGTTTGACCATCTTATTATTGGAATCCCAGTCCTATCATTTATCAAAGTAATCCTCTCACTGAAGGTAAACACTCCCTAGATACTAGATGGTTAAAATGTTATAGACTATCACTGTGAACTTAGATGTATTGGAATTTCGGAAAATCCCAAGGCCCTTAATAATCTCTGTCGTTGAGCTAATTTTGCTTGATTCTATCATTGGTATAGGACTAAATTTTTTTTCCACCCTAGAGAAAACTTGATAAAAAATCAGAGACCACTAAAATGTGGGAAAATTTACCCATTTTTTTGTATCCCTCACTTTATTATGGTAAATTTGCAACAAAAGAGAATGCACCCTCAAGCTAACTGTTTGATACTTTTATCTGTATGGATGCCCATTTTGAGAGAGGTTCCTAATTCCTATATAAACTTCAAACCTTTTGAGTAATTTATTTGGTTCCTAGTACTTGTTAAATCTCTAATGTATGAGACTATGCTGCACTGTTGAGGCCACTAAACATATCAATAAAGTCCCTTTGCATCCTATTTCGGTAATTCAAGCAGCTAGCTAAGTTTTGTACACTGCCACTGACTGtagaatattttaattggagttCATTTAGGCTTGTCATCACTTCaaatgtaaaaataaatgaTTGATTCCTAATCCCACGATCTACTAACTATGCACTGCATTCCATATCTTATTGCTGCAGGTACTAGTCTTCAGTTAGTAGAAGTCGCAGCTGCACCTGGCTCGATCTCCCCCAAGAGCGTTGAATAAGAACCGGGCTTAAgctttttcgttttttttatttcctatcTCAAACTATAGTACACTTGAGAAGGAGTTTTTATTAGCGCGTCTTCAGGGGTGGATTAGCGGTAGATAAAGATTGTTTCAAACTCATGTTAGCAAACCACGGGCACCATAATGGGCCAATTTATTTGGAAAAGGTTGGCATATTTGTCTAGATTTGTGCTTTACTTGCAGTGCCTCCATGAATTGAATTACTATGTCTTTACTAGTTTAAGTAGAGATGATTATGTGTACTAGCCCCCcttgtttgttgataaatttgATTGATGTTAGTTGCTTCTTTTCCTTGTTTGGACTTTGGGGGTGGGGAAATTGGAAATTGGTATGAAAGTTCGACCATACcttaaaaattggaaaaaaggTGACAAATTCAGACAAGTTTATAAGTACTGTTATACAAATTATGACAATGGGAAAATGGAATCATTCCCGAAGATAAACAGTACAAAATAAATAGACAATCTAAGAATTAAAGCTAACCGGAACAAATTAATCAAATAGAACGTGACTAAGAATGATTATTAGTATTTAGTAGCTAGCCATCATTAGTTAATCCTCAAACAGAACTAGGGAATAGACGACGAAGTGGTCTGGctttgaaattatttatttgtaagAGCTTTGTAAGCAGCTTCTGATGGATTAATTGAATCCCAAAACACATACTCCGAATGAACATTACATGCGACTGAGGCTACATTGCAAAGTGGCCCCAACTCCACCCAACCACTTCCACAACATCCCTCTACTGTAGACTTGAACCCTAAATCACAAAATTATAAACAcatacataatattaattaGATGATATTATGTTATGCTAAGTAGTAGTTGGTAATTATATATAGCTCACCAAATTGATTAGGCTTGTCAATCATCTCCATCATAGGGTTGAAGATATCCATATAAACAACCTTGAGCGTCGGCATTGCTACCATCATCCTCCTCACGCGAACTTGGAGCTTCACGTTGTATTCCTTTGCGTCCTTGTTGTGCTTCGCTTTGCACTCCCGCCTTAAAAAGTCACGGGTCAAATTTGCATTATTCTTAAAGATGGTGGTGTCCACCGGTAGACACCCTCGGCGGAAGTCCAATGATAGCTAAATATTTGGCACCGGCCTTGTACAATTTCTGCATAaaccctaattaatttttaatttacgAAAAGGGAATGGATGACAGACGAAGAATATGACGTCGTACTTTTACTAAAGTGTCTAGATTTTGAGAAGCAAGCAGGTCATGGTAGGCAGGTAGGGAGTACTTAGCCCTAGTGGTTGGCATTTGGCAACAATAGTAGTAATTATCAATCATGTCACTTGACGCTGCTGATATTATAAACAACGCATTCCCAACAGTTGAATCCCAAATCTCTCTTCCATTTTCACAAACGCCTTTTCGAAATTTTTGAACTGTTTGTCCAAGTTGACGACGCCGACCGACGCCGCGGTCACGTCGTGGTAGCCCGAGCACGCGGACGCGAAGCTGACGCCGGTGAGGAGGCGGTAGACGTCGACGGTTGAGTCGGCGTAGGCCGGCAATAAGTCCTTGATGCGGAAAGCGGAGACGAGCATGTCCCCGGGGAGCTTCCCGTTGGTGAACCTCCCCGTGGGGCTTCGGCCCGGGAAGTCGAGTCCGTAGGGTTTGTGATTGGCGCGGCAGACGGTGGGGAGGTTGTTGTTGTTGCCGGGGTCGAGAAGGGCGTCTCCGAATGCGTATATGGCGCTTGGCCGGGCCGTGGCGGCGGCGGCCGGAATGACTTTGATGGAGAtggagaggaggaggaagagtaTAGGGAGATGGCTATTTTTCTCCATTTTGTTTTGGCTGGTTGTATTAATTAACTGATTAACTGATTAACTCTCACTAATGTTAAACATAAACAAACTATGAAATGCcacaaatttatacacaacaaaCAAGAAGGAAGGAGGGAGATTTTGGATGCTATTTGAAAGTGTCAAAGGAGGATGACCAATTCAATGTTCGAGTATAACCTAAATCAGATCCAAAAATGGGGAGAGTTATTACATTACACACGATTAGTAATATTGCAATAAAAGTGGATCCATTGCTTTTTGTAGGCCAAAACTTTATATTGGTTGATTTATGTGAGATTCAAAAGATATTAGTAAAACAAAGTTTTCTTTTAATTGATCGTCTGGATAGCATATGAAAGGGTTGGCAATTTAGATAATTGATCGATAGACATGCACAGTAATAATTAATGTAAAGAACAATAAACTTGAAttacaaaatatcaacacaataatAAAGTAGTACATCTTTAATGTACAAATTATaagcatttttttataataattcatCCACTATTATGATCTCATATTTCATACAAAGAAAAATAGCACAGATGGAGTAGTCTTTTAAGAAACATTACAATAAAATCGAAACTCGGACATAATTATGGAGTATTAATGAATTGTTATAGAAATTACCACTACTTTGATGTTAATTTCATCATCGTACCTAAATAAGTGAAACAAAAGattgaattattattaaaactctttataattgataaataaatagaaattcaACCTAAGGTTGAGTACAATGATCCAAAAACtgacaaaaaatgaaattcttgcAATGCATGGAGTAGACTAACTAAAACTAGAATCAAGCTAACTAGCCTGAATTAATTCTTAACTCCAGGAAAAAGTTGACTAAGCGCTCTGTCTTTGAAACTCTTTGCAACAACTTTGTAAGCAGCTTCTGTGGGATTAACTGAATCCCAAAATACATACTCTGAATGATCATGACACATGAGGGAGACCATATTGCAAAGAGGCACCAACTCGATTGCACCAGTTCCACAACATGAGGTTAGTGTAGTCTTGAACCCTAAATCACAAAATTATAAACATATACAAGATGATTAGGAAATATGTTACTGAAATTAGTAATTAGTTAGTTAAATAGGTAGCTCACCATATTGGTATGGCTTGTTGATCATGTTCATCATAGGGTTGTAGTAGTCCACATAGACAATCTTAAGATCAGGCATTGcctccatcatcttcttcacccGGGTTGCGAGATTAGTGTTGTATTGTTGGGCGTCAGAGTTGTGGTCATCTCTGCACTCGGGCCTTAGAGGGTCGCCACTCTCGTTCTTGATCAGCGGGATGTTGGTGAAGGCATCTATCGGCATACACCCAATCGGTGGAACGCCAACCAGTGCTATCTTCCTAGCACTGGCTTTTCTCAATTTCTGCACCGtcacatcaaaatcaaattagtCATTAGTGTCGCTAATaagtaatactccatctgtctcattcaagatgactGACAGAAGATTTAAAGTAGAGTTATATACTccattaatataattaatatactatTAAAAAGGGAATGGAGGACAGAGGAAGAATATGACACGTACTTTAATGAAATGCTCCATATTTTGGAGCAACATTTGAATGTAGGCAGAGTAAGAGTACTTAGCCCTAGTGAGTGGCTGCATATAGAAATCATTGACAATATCAGTTGAGCCTGCTGCAACCAAGAAGAGTGCTTTCTCCACTGTTTGTGCTGCCTTTTGAAGGCCGTATGCCTTTTTCATTTTGTCGAGCACGACGATGCGAAGCTGACGCCGGTGATCAGGTCCTTGTCGGTGACCGCGAAGTCCGAGTAGGCGGGCAGTTGGTCCTTGAGGCCGTAAGCGGCGACGAGGAAGTCTCCGGGAATCTTGCCTTTGCTGAACCTTCCGGTGTGGCTTCGGCCAGGGAAGTCGGACCCGTAGGGGTCGTGATCGGCGCGGCAGAGGGTGAGGATGTGGTTGTTGTTGCCGGCGTCGAGGATGGAGTCGTAGATGGCGCTTGGCCCGTGTGTGGCGGCGGAGGGAGTGGTGGTGAtggagaggaagaggaggaagggTAGAGAGACGAGAGGGCTATTGCCCTTCATTTTTGATTGAATTGGAACTGCTTTGTTTTGATAGGAATGGATTAACTCGATTAGCTCCGATGAAATATGCTTGTACACAAACTTAAGAGGCAGAATTTGTTgcaatttgaaattttcaaagaAGAATGCCGATTCAAGGTTAGTAGTAAAATGGGAGAGCTAATCATAAGTAGAGAATTTTAGTGTTTGAATCCTATATCTTAGGaggtatttaatttatttcttaaCTTCATGGTATGaaacaaaattaaacattgAGACATATAAAAATAGCGACAAGTAGTATGTAGGAGTAGTACTATTTACTTAGTAATCCTAATTAACTGTGGTGTGTCCTAAACAACGCGAAGCTCGAGGTTCGAGTGAAGAGGATGATGGTGGCAATGCCTACACTCAAGGTTATTTATATGGATCTCTTCACTCCAATGATGGATATGATTGACACGCCTAGTAAATATGGTGAGCTACTACCACTTTTCATAGTATAAATGTTTCATGTAAtgatatatgtataatgtgtttataattaattttgtgattTAGGGTTCAAGACTACACTAAAGGGATGTTGTGGAAGTGGTACGAAGGAGTTGGGGCCACTTTGCAATGTAGCATCCATTGCATGTAATGTTCATTCGGAGTATGTATTTTGGGATTCAATCAATCCATCAGAAGCTGCTTACAAAGCTCTTACAAACAATTTCAAAGCCAGACTTCGTCGTCTATACCCTAATTCTGGTTAAGAATTATACTAATGATGGATAGCTACTAGATAAGTATCATTCTTAGATTACtccatttaataatttattttccagCTAGCTTCATTCTTAGTTAGTCTATTCATTTTATACTTTATCTTCGGGAATGATTCCATTTTCCCATTATCATGATTGGTATAACATTCCTCATAAATTTGTCTTTGAGAATTGTCACATTCTTTCCCATTTAAGGTTTAGTCGAATTTTGATATATTGCATTACTATTCACTTTAATCACACACGGAATTGGGTTATGGTTTAAACAAAATCAACCACACTAATCAAATTGGACGAAGATAAAATTAATCTTGTATTCGTATATTCATATTGCATATTCATAGCAGCAAAAGGCGATTCCGTTGCCTTGGCGGCCCTCACACTCCgacccgacatcatgtgagggggttcaatcaggatacgcagtagcccgttaagggagagaccttaacccactggctgctAGAAGCCCAacaactacacgacagcagtgggATTAGAACCCAGgttcattgcagcaagatctacccctccgttgccaactgcgctacgcccttGCGGGCTATTGCATATTCATGTGTAGAgctgtgatcaatgtcgaaccaattttaaagaccgaactagagaccaaatctgggccattagatctagtttttttgatgagatgtgctgctgtgtaaatttttcggtcttcattacaagcccattttacttcattgtataggtttattacttcattccgtacgtaataccttgaaactacaacatgtttttactttcttccagtagattttgaaatgattcaacatatgtttcatttgaattcattaaaATGAGTTTTTactatttacattaaaaaatgcaatttattcaagtgcgtttattatttcattcagaaacgttattacttcattggataaggtttttacttcattccagtaggacttcaaatgcttctacacatacttcattataataatttattacatcattccatatgtttattacaccatatcaacgttgtggcggtggtgatagataatattgtagagagaaagaacggcacgcgacggcgaaaccgcatttacgtactggaatgaagtaataatcctactggatgaagtaaaaacctactggaatgaagtaaaaacttactggaatgaagttaaatcttcgtaacatgttagtatgacttatttacctccggatgaattaaaataggctcgtgatgaaggcgaaaataattgataaatttgtgtctctcatccataaaaaaactagatctaaaaaccctaatttggtatggttcggtggttcggtctttaagagtagatttgtgaataatgagactctgTGTATATACAGCGACGATCACTCAATACTTTTACCTCCGTTAGTTTAGGCCACTCCCATTAAACAAGTATGCCTCAATGGGcttaaattcaaccaaattttaagccgaaaaattcaaaatgttaGTGGGCTAGGGCCAGCCCAACCTGAAAAATTGCACAATAAACAACAATTCGAGCCTCATTGGGTTATAATTTCCTAGCTCGATGCATTCTGAACCGGCTGATCCACCATGAGAAAAAAACACCACCGACTCGAGCGTGATCAACTCGGTTCTATATATGCATCTATGAAATTAACATGCCCTAAAAAAACTCAAGCCTAATTAACAAATTAGATCG
This genomic interval from Salvia splendens isolate huo1 chromosome 13, SspV2, whole genome shotgun sequence contains the following:
- the LOC121762115 gene encoding serine/threonine-protein phosphatase PP1 isozyme 3-like; translation: MDPVVLDRIIDKLIEVRSSKPGKLVQLSESEIKQLCAASREIFINQPNLLELEAPIKICGDIHGQYSDLLRLFEYGGFPPKSNYLFLGDYVDRGKQSLETICLLLAYKIKYPENFFLLRGNHECASINRIYGFYDECKRRFNVKLWKAFTDCFNWLPVAALVDNKILCMHGGLSPELNNLGQIRSLPRPTAIPDTGLLCDLLWSDPGKDVKGWGMNDRGVSFTFGADTVSEFLAKHDLDLVCRAHQVVEDGYEFFADRQLVTVFSAPNYCGEFDNAGAMMSVDENLMCSFQILKPAERKNKFMMSTKM
- the LOC121760903 gene encoding GDSL esterase/lipase At1g20120-like — protein: MEKNSHLPILFLLLSISIKVIPAAAATARPSAIYAFGDALLDPGNNNNLPTVCRANHKPYGLDFPGRSPTGRFTNGKLPGDMLVSAFRIKDLLPAYADSTVDVYRLLTGVSFASACSGYHDVTAASVGVVNLDKQFKNFEKAFVKMEERFGIQLRECKAKHNKDAKEYNVKLQVRVRRMMVAMPTLKVVYMDIFNPMMEMIDKPNQFGFKSTVEGCCGSGWVELGPLCNVASVACNVHSEYVFWDSINPSEAAYKALTNK
- the LOC121760904 gene encoding GDSL esterase/lipase EXL1-like, coding for MKKAYGLQKAAQTVEKALFLVAAGSTDIVNDFYMQPLTRAKYSYSAYIQMLLQNMEHFIKKLRKASARKIALVGVPPIGCMPIDAFTNIPLIKNESGDPLRPECRDDHNSDAQQYNTNLATRVKKMMEAMPDLKIVYVDYYNPMMNMINKPYQYGFKTTLTSCCGTGAIELVPLCNMVSLMCHDHSEYVFWDSVNPTEAAYKVVAKSFKDRALSQLFPGVKN